The following are encoded together in the Cyanobacterium aponinum PCC 10605 genome:
- a CDS encoding glycosyltransferase family 4 protein, whose product MNENILLIGYSSQNMASGVSLSFDSLIDGFKLIDYQPEVIYIVDSRKSATYGSFSLTRVKDSLKAIFEALQKIPNQEVIYMTISSSKLGFIRDMMIIWFAWFFKKRVILHLHGGGYKDFYLGQSSLFQKLIRSTLAKSTHIVVLGELLRDQFYFVPDIDGKIKFIPNGLTTNLNTNLAKVKSLPSTDQCLRLLYLSNLIPSKGYLILLDACIKLIKNHGIRLICDFCGDFSLTVVDDKSLDVKKQKEDFFFKIKQAGLEDYIIYHGRVSGEKKEKMLREANFFVLPTFYSWEGQPLSIIEALAFGTPIISTYHKGIPEQVKDEYNGYLIKTNDPQEIIDAILKGIKSPDNYSTLSKNAIKHFQDHFTREVHLKRLISLICEDDNIKI is encoded by the coding sequence ATGAATGAAAATATATTGTTAATTGGTTATTCTTCTCAAAATATGGCTTCAGGTGTGTCTTTAAGTTTTGATTCTCTTATTGATGGGTTTAAGCTAATAGATTATCAACCTGAAGTCATATATATCGTTGATTCTCGGAAATCTGCTACATACGGTAGTTTTTCTCTCACTCGTGTCAAAGACTCCCTAAAAGCTATTTTTGAGGCGTTGCAAAAAATTCCCAATCAAGAAGTTATTTATATGACAATTTCCTCATCGAAATTGGGTTTTATTCGAGACATGATGATTATTTGGTTTGCTTGGTTTTTTAAAAAGCGAGTTATTCTACATCTTCACGGTGGAGGTTACAAGGATTTTTATCTTGGTCAATCATCTTTATTTCAAAAATTAATTCGTTCTACTTTGGCGAAAAGTACTCATATCGTTGTTTTAGGAGAGTTATTACGAGACCAATTTTATTTCGTTCCAGATATTGACGGAAAAATAAAATTTATACCCAACGGTTTAACAACAAACTTAAATACTAATTTAGCAAAGGTGAAATCCTTGCCATCGACGGATCAATGTCTTCGATTACTATATTTATCCAATTTAATTCCTTCTAAAGGCTATCTTATTTTGCTTGATGCTTGTATCAAATTAATTAAAAATCATGGTATTAGACTAATCTGTGATTTTTGCGGAGACTTTTCTTTAACAGTCGTTGACGATAAATCTTTGGATGTAAAAAAACAAAAAGAAGACTTTTTTTTCAAAATAAAACAAGCTGGTTTAGAAGATTATATTATCTACCATGGCAGGGTATCAGGGGAAAAAAAAGAGAAAATGTTAAGAGAAGCTAACTTTTTTGTTTTGCCAACATTTTATTCGTGGGAAGGACAACCCTTAAGTATAATTGAAGCCCTTGCTTTTGGAACGCCTATTATTAGTACTTATCACAAAGGAATTCCTGAACAGGTGAAGGATGAGTATAATGGTTATTTAATAAAAACTAATGATCCTCAGGAAATTATTGACGCTATTTTAAAGGGAATTAAATCACCAGATAATTACAGTACACTCAGTAAAAATGCTATTAAACACTTTCAAGATCACTTTACTAGAGAAGTTCATTTAAAACGCTTAATATCTTTAATTTGCGAAGATGATAATATTAAAATATAA
- a CDS encoding O-antigen polymerase, with the protein MNKTIKKICFLIYLSELLLLITFVLLNQKYDVANFRDYCLFSVIFCPLQIFFLLIATRISVLSFPSVYLFITYLFTNSAFILYLFLGSFGLSALRLVNYEYLSMSVPLVAMAFVSFSLGTLTSKTSKQIIKKSMVSKLFQINNYQRKFHEYYLSIICVFIILFCLGFIGFLYLQGKGLAVMIQGGYHEFARIEKNDFSQKFLVASLTWLIPWSTLALLAISSSSTKSIRMSFIWIFISCALLLITGDRGAALPILLIYIQSYSISVSKFNWLRWSLILIFIFLLVPLVQVLRGIPVSQWNFILLQDIILNSDKYFSTYLQAFFEPFSSTIETLMGTLMQINFMEDYRWGIDYLLSILSAIPFNSGMAPSNSQWVKEYIAPNTVAGIGFLAIAESYLNFSWIGIIVVFTFLGNLMGKYWSLLRNKMLTTIDLSMILIVFYSMTIWVRNEFSLVSRTILWSWFLIYISPKILSYFLGKKSIKYPLNDRV; encoded by the coding sequence ATGAATAAAACGATTAAAAAAATTTGTTTTCTTATCTATTTGTCCGAACTTCTACTATTGATTACGTTTGTTCTACTTAATCAAAAATATGACGTGGCAAATTTTAGAGATTATTGTTTATTCAGTGTGATTTTTTGTCCTTTGCAAATTTTCTTTTTACTGATTGCAACTAGGATAAGTGTTTTATCATTCCCTAGTGTATATCTCTTCATTACTTATCTTTTTACCAATTCTGCCTTTATTCTTTATCTATTTTTAGGTTCTTTTGGCTTAAGTGCATTAAGGTTGGTTAACTATGAATATTTATCAATGAGTGTACCTTTAGTTGCGATGGCTTTTGTGTCATTTTCATTGGGGACTTTGACATCAAAAACATCAAAACAGATAATAAAAAAAAGTATGGTATCTAAGTTATTTCAAATTAATAATTATCAAAGGAAATTTCATGAGTATTATTTATCTATAATTTGTGTGTTCATTATCTTATTTTGTTTAGGATTTATCGGTTTCCTATATTTACAAGGAAAAGGATTAGCAGTTATGATTCAAGGCGGTTATCATGAATTTGCAAGAATTGAGAAAAATGATTTTAGTCAAAAATTTTTAGTTGCATCTTTAACTTGGTTAATTCCTTGGTCAACCCTTGCACTACTCGCCATAAGCTCTAGTAGTACAAAATCCATCAGAATGAGTTTTATTTGGATTTTTATTTCCTGTGCTTTATTATTGATTACAGGAGATAGAGGAGCGGCTTTACCAATTCTATTGATATACATACAATCTTATTCTATAAGTGTGTCTAAATTTAATTGGTTGAGATGGTCATTAATTCTGATTTTTATTTTTTTGTTAGTTCCTCTTGTTCAAGTATTAAGGGGAATTCCCGTTTCACAATGGAATTTTATCCTTTTACAAGATATTATTCTAAATTCGGATAAGTATTTTTCGACCTATTTACAAGCATTTTTTGAACCTTTTTCGTCAACTATTGAAACTTTAATGGGGACTCTCATGCAGATTAATTTTATGGAAGATTATAGATGGGGAATTGATTATCTACTTTCAATATTGTCCGCAATCCCATTCAATTCTGGGATGGCACCGTCAAATAGTCAGTGGGTAAAAGAATATATCGCACCAAACACCGTCGCTGGAATTGGTTTTTTGGCAATTGCAGAATCTTACCTAAATTTTTCTTGGATAGGTATAATAGTCGTATTCACTTTTTTAGGAAATTTAATGGGAAAATATTGGTCTCTTTTAAGAAACAAAATGTTAACGACGATAGACTTGTCAATGATTTTAATTGTTTTTTATTCTATGACTATTTGGGTTAGAAATGAGTTTTCTCTGGTTTCTCGTACCATTTTGTGGTCTTGGTTTTTGATTTATATTTCTCCCAAGATTTTATCATACTTTCTTGGGAAAAAATCCATAAAATATCCCTTGAATGATCGCGTCTAA
- a CDS encoding sulfotransferase domain-containing protein produces the protein MNYFSRQQLFSKIYSHAVGVLGFKNQDVILTSFPKSGNTWVRFFFCNLISLIYWDGKIVNFKILDETMPEFGVNNLLNPWKYTKLPRIIKTHKSYLPFFSDKKTILIMRDPRDVMVSYYYFASNKKTTNFDGSFSEFIRNKKFGLQSWFRYHKSWEHINKETIFYEELKNNDKNEFFRMLNFLEISLPESIISEAIILSRFEKVKHNEEKTKHYKEKENKEGFAFTRKGSVGDWINYFSEQDLSYYHGLADQYCLQNFRYS, from the coding sequence ATGAACTATTTTTCTCGTCAACAATTGTTTTCAAAAATTTATTCTCATGCTGTTGGTGTTTTAGGTTTTAAGAATCAAGATGTCATCTTAACCTCCTTTCCAAAGTCAGGAAATACATGGGTTAGATTTTTCTTTTGTAATCTAATTAGTTTGATTTATTGGGATGGTAAGATTGTGAACTTTAAGATTTTAGACGAAACGATGCCAGAATTTGGTGTCAATAATCTATTGAACCCATGGAAATACACGAAATTACCACGAATTATTAAAACCCATAAATCTTATCTTCCTTTTTTTTCGGATAAAAAAACCATTCTGATCATGAGAGATCCAAGAGATGTTATGGTTTCATATTATTATTTTGCTTCCAATAAAAAAACTACTAATTTCGATGGCTCATTTTCAGAATTTATTAGAAATAAAAAATTTGGTTTACAATCGTGGTTTCGTTATCATAAGTCATGGGAACATATAAATAAAGAGACTATTTTTTATGAAGAGTTAAAAAATAATGATAAGAATGAGTTTTTTAGAATGTTAAATTTTTTAGAAATATCTTTACCTGAGTCGATTATTTCTGAAGCAATTATTCTTTCTCGTTTTGAAAAAGTAAAACATAATGAAGAAAAAACAAAACACTATAAAGAAAAAGAGAATAAAGAAGGATTTGCTTTTACTAGAAAAGGTTCAGTGGGTGATTGGATAAATTATTTTTCGGAACAAGACTTATCTTATTATCATGGTCTAGCTGATCAATATTGTCTGCAAAATTTTCGTTATTCTTAA
- a CDS encoding glycosyltransferase family 4 protein, producing the protein MGVKFKNNKLRVLHVIAALERGGAERQLQIIVNNADRSVYKMGILFISYGSEIPNIRDDIDLLQIKDYYKINLFRHWDSIRQSIVSWQPDILHLWLPEIMTIPSAIVGKLYSIPILSAQRRSINNSGSMYQWIRDRSRYIQHVLADRLVTNFDTINEPLFYRILFHRKKGITIPNSIELKLTSSNLVFPDLLDEQKIFKLWFTGRFVKQKCLPLLIEAIGILKKENYPVVLFVCGHGSERETLILKKLVEKHKLEDSIIFLGYRKDWHILVKKADLLVLPSIREGMPNVMLEAMALGIPVLVSDISEIKALVEHKKNAYLFHVNRLDSLVNSLKELYSLGELRKYIAQNGQEFVQQLVNHRNMVSSYENLYQELLMSKKKP; encoded by the coding sequence ATGGGTGTTAAATTTAAAAACAACAAATTGAGAGTTCTTCATGTTATTGCTGCATTAGAAAGAGGGGGAGCAGAACGTCAGTTACAGATAATTGTTAATAATGCTGATCGCTCCGTATATAAAATGGGAATATTATTTATTAGCTATGGTTCTGAAATTCCAAATATAAGAGATGATATTGATCTTTTACAAATAAAAGATTATTATAAGATAAATTTATTTAGGCATTGGGATTCAATACGCCAATCAATAGTTTCTTGGCAGCCAGATATTTTGCATTTGTGGCTACCGGAAATTATGACAATTCCTTCAGCTATAGTAGGCAAATTATATAGTATTCCCATATTAAGTGCACAAAGGAGAAGCATCAATAATAGTGGTAGTATGTATCAATGGATTAGAGATCGTAGTCGTTACATACAACATGTTTTAGCAGATCGATTGGTCACAAACTTTGATACAATTAATGAACCTTTGTTTTATCGTATTCTTTTCCACCGAAAAAAAGGTATTACAATTCCCAATTCCATTGAATTAAAATTGACTTCCAGTAACCTTGTCTTTCCGGACTTGTTGGATGAGCAAAAAATTTTTAAATTATGGTTTACTGGGAGATTCGTCAAACAAAAATGTTTGCCCTTACTTATTGAAGCAATAGGAATATTAAAAAAAGAAAATTATCCAGTAGTATTGTTTGTTTGTGGTCATGGTTCTGAGCGAGAAACACTGATTCTGAAAAAGTTAGTAGAAAAACATAAATTAGAAGATTCAATTATTTTTTTGGGTTATAGAAAAGATTGGCATATTTTAGTTAAAAAAGCTGATCTTTTAGTTCTACCAAGTATTAGAGAAGGAATGCCAAATGTGATGTTAGAAGCCATGGCTTTGGGAATTCCCGTTTTAGTATCGGACATTTCAGAAATAAAAGCTTTAGTTGAGCATAAAAAAAATGCGTATCTTTTTCACGTTAACAGGTTAGACTCTTTAGTAAATTCTCTTAAAGAATTATACTCTTTAGGAGAGTTGCGTAAATACATAGCACAAAATGGACAAGAATTTGTTCAACAGCTTGTAAATCATAGGAACATGGTTAGTTCTTATGAAAATTTGTATCAAGAATTACTTATGTCCAAAAAAAAACCCTAG
- a CDS encoding class I SAM-dependent methyltransferase: MQKRRIDSSIFLAIFNDLNIEISSQSRILDFGCGNGNTVKELLDLGYNAKGCDFKFKDGEHVAFLSKQGYIKLISDNPYKLPYPDNTFDILISNQVMEHVKNYGETLAEIYRVLKPNGVCCHIFPSKYKIIESHVYVPFSSIIRNQYYLLLWAFLGIRKSTQKGKKPQEIARENQAYLLSNTNYLSISQVIKEFNSLFKNIYFVEKYYLKNSPSQRGRILYKWGEKIPLIFLLYRFFMSYIIIASDEKILS; the protein is encoded by the coding sequence ATGCAAAAACGAAGAATCGATAGTTCAATTTTTTTAGCGATATTTAATGACCTTAATATAGAAATTTCCAGTCAATCAAGAATTCTCGATTTTGGATGTGGGAATGGTAATACTGTTAAAGAATTATTAGACTTGGGATACAATGCTAAAGGTTGTGATTTCAAATTCAAGGATGGTGAACACGTTGCTTTTTTAAGCAAACAAGGGTATATTAAACTAATTTCAGATAATCCTTATAAATTACCCTATCCTGATAACACGTTTGACATACTAATTAGCAATCAAGTAATGGAACACGTCAAAAACTACGGTGAAACTTTAGCTGAAATTTATCGAGTTCTTAAGCCCAATGGTGTTTGCTGCCATATTTTTCCCTCAAAGTACAAAATAATAGAATCCCATGTTTATGTCCCATTTTCTTCTATTATTCGTAACCAATATTATCTTTTACTCTGGGCTTTTTTAGGGATTCGTAAGTCAACTCAAAAAGGGAAAAAACCACAAGAAATAGCGAGGGAAAATCAAGCTTATTTATTGTCTAATACTAACTATTTAAGTATTTCACAAGTTATTAAAGAATTTAATTCTTTATTCAAAAATATCTACTTTGTAGAAAAATACTATCTTAAAAACAGTCCTAGCCAAAGAGGTAGAATTCTCTATAAATGGGGAGAAAAAATTCCCCTGATTTTTCTATTATATCGTTTTTTTATGTCTTATATCATAATTGCTAGTGACGAAAAAATTTTGTCGTAA
- a CDS encoding sulfotransferase family protein gives MNSNTYKIFGIGLPRSGTSSLNQALSILGYKSLHHPTYYIMDKLNGSFSFEGDWDALTNFGEHFYPQLDELYPNSKFILTTRDKEKWLNSCRWKYQEPSNNLGNAIRISIFGCDRFHESTYSYIYDQHTRNVIEYFKNRPNDLLVVDWGLGHGWKELCYFLNKPVPETPFPNKNSKQEIILLDRPINYKVKRNTGLNNIPNYFYSEILSQAFLGNKLAKIMVEFVKKNKFNKTKKR, from the coding sequence ATGAATTCTAATACTTATAAGATTTTCGGGATTGGACTTCCTCGCAGTGGAACTTCAAGTTTAAATCAGGCTTTATCTATTTTGGGTTATAAATCCCTACATCATCCTACCTACTATATAATGGACAAACTGAATGGATCTTTTTCTTTTGAAGGTGATTGGGATGCCCTAACCAATTTTGGGGAGCATTTTTATCCCCAACTCGACGAACTATATCCGAATAGTAAATTTATACTGACTACAAGAGACAAGGAAAAGTGGCTCAATTCTTGTCGTTGGAAATATCAAGAGCCTTCAAATAATTTAGGCAATGCTATTCGTATTAGTATCTTTGGATGCGACCGTTTCCATGAAAGTACTTATTCATATATTTATGATCAACATACTAGAAATGTCATTGAATATTTTAAAAATAGACCAAATGATTTGTTAGTGGTTGATTGGGGCTTAGGTCATGGCTGGAAAGAATTATGTTATTTTTTAAACAAACCAGTACCAGAAACTCCTTTTCCCAATAAAAATTCTAAGCAGGAGATCATTTTATTAGATAGACCGATAAACTACAAAGTTAAAAGAAACACGGGTTTAAATAATATTCCTAACTATTTTTATTCCGAAATTTTAAGCCAAGCATTTTTGGGAAATAAATTGGCAAAAATTATGGTTGAATTTGTCAAGAAAAATAAATTTAACAAAACAAAAAAAAGATAG
- a CDS encoding sulfotransferase family 2 domain-containing protein — protein MIISHKHKFIFIHCRKVAGSSISAFLSNKLGRFDLQIGAWGDSFDLGVLPNLRCFLDLLYPLSTVKMIERIMVEPSTLFQKKKLILAINAAQKEKYKKSLGNNPPHPTASCIKHYNPEAWKKYYKFCFVRNPYERVVSDYLWRTKTKNVHNVSFLEYLRILDDDSNHHKVKPVNYDNWSMYTINNTVVVDFIGRYENLTDDMAKVCSVLNIPFSPNMFPQAKKNNHRYDYRKWYKSEECALVEKIFAEEINYFNYKF, from the coding sequence ATGATTATCAGTCATAAACATAAATTTATCTTTATTCATTGTCGAAAGGTTGCTGGTAGTTCAATCTCTGCATTTTTATCCAACAAGTTGGGTCGCTTTGATCTCCAAATAGGAGCATGGGGTGATTCCTTCGACTTGGGGGTTCTACCCAATCTGAGATGTTTTCTAGACCTACTCTATCCATTATCTACCGTGAAAATGATTGAACGTATAATGGTTGAGCCTAGTACCCTGTTTCAGAAAAAAAAATTAATACTAGCTATTAATGCGGCTCAGAAAGAAAAATACAAAAAATCATTGGGAAATAATCCGCCTCACCCAACAGCTTCTTGTATTAAGCATTACAACCCGGAAGCATGGAAGAAATATTATAAGTTTTGTTTTGTTAGAAATCCTTATGAAAGAGTTGTCTCTGATTATCTATGGCGTACTAAAACAAAAAATGTTCACAATGTAAGTTTCCTTGAATATTTGCGTATCCTCGATGACGATTCCAATCATCATAAGGTAAAACCAGTCAATTATGATAATTGGTCTATGTACACAATTAACAACACTGTAGTTGTTGATTTCATAGGTCGTTATGAGAATCTAACTGATGATATGGCGAAGGTTTGCTCTGTTTTGAACATTCCTTTTTCTCCTAATATGTTTCCTCAAGCAAAAAAAAATAATCACAGGTATGATTATCGTAAATGGTATAAAAGTGAGGAATGTGCCTTGGTAGAAAAAATTTTTGCTGAAGAAATCAACTATTTTAATTATAAATTCTAA
- a CDS encoding ABC transporter ATP-binding protein, which yields MSQLKELWTYLPPRRQRQMFLLLILMLLSSLGEMVSVGSIFPFLSAFSNPENILNNPKLKLIFDVFSIETPIELITLLATGFILTVIIANGIRLITVHFRIRFASAVGADISNQIYHKTLQQSYIFHVSQNSSHLIQTVTVDTDNLTQNVLIPLATLINNAFIIPALITTFIFIDGTIAFGTAILLGGAYIIIYRTRRKLLTRNSKIITEAGQKKIKVVQEGIGGVRDILLSHNQEFFEKVYQKSEYSLKKAKATNNVIAQSPKFFIEALALSAIALLALSLGKNGDFSRVIPILGSLALGAKKLLPTLQETFNSLAKIQGSKASITRVLIGLRRQVNNQLKISAIQSLTPLPLKKELKLEEIWFRYSEETDWVLQNLNLTIQAKTTVAFVGSTGSGKSTTADLILGLLQPQKGSILVDDLPLEGERLYRWQKNIAHVPQSIFLCDGTIAENIAFGVPHEKIDLEQVKKAARLAQIAEFIEYLPAQYDTYVGERGIRLSGGQRQRIGIARALYGDASVIVFDEATSALDNATEKEVMKAIESLSHNFTIIMIAHRLSTVEKCDRIFELSQGQVITEGTYQELLDKSTKFRHMTTAI from the coding sequence ATGTCTCAATTAAAGGAGTTATGGACTTATCTTCCTCCCCGTCGTCAAAGGCAAATGTTTTTGTTGCTTATTTTAATGCTATTATCCTCTCTTGGCGAAATGGTAAGTGTAGGTTCTATATTTCCTTTTCTCAGTGCATTCAGTAATCCAGAAAATATCCTTAACAATCCAAAACTAAAACTAATTTTTGATGTTTTTTCCATTGAAACACCCATTGAATTAATTACCTTATTAGCCACAGGATTTATTTTGACGGTAATAATAGCGAATGGAATAAGATTAATCACCGTTCATTTTAGAATTCGTTTTGCGTCAGCAGTAGGTGCGGATATTAGCAATCAAATTTACCATAAAACTTTACAACAATCTTATATTTTCCACGTTTCACAAAATTCCAGTCATTTAATTCAAACAGTAACTGTCGATACAGATAATCTTACTCAAAACGTATTAATTCCTCTTGCTACGTTAATTAATAATGCTTTCATTATACCTGCTCTCATAACCACTTTTATTTTTATTGACGGCACTATTGCTTTTGGAACTGCTATTCTTTTGGGGGGAGCTTATATAATCATTTATAGAACTCGTCGCAAATTATTAACACGAAATAGTAAAATCATAACTGAGGCGGGACAGAAAAAGATAAAAGTGGTTCAAGAAGGAATTGGGGGAGTTAGAGATATTTTATTGAGTCATAATCAAGAATTTTTTGAAAAAGTCTATCAAAAATCTGAGTATTCCTTGAAAAAAGCTAAAGCAACTAATAATGTTATTGCTCAGTCTCCTAAATTTTTCATTGAAGCCTTGGCGCTATCTGCCATTGCTTTATTAGCATTAAGTCTAGGGAAAAATGGCGACTTTAGTAGAGTTATTCCCATTTTAGGTAGTCTTGCTTTAGGGGCGAAAAAATTATTACCTACTTTACAGGAAACATTTAATTCTTTGGCAAAAATTCAAGGTTCAAAAGCATCTATCACAAGGGTTTTAATAGGTTTAAGAAGACAAGTTAATAATCAGCTGAAAATTTCTGCTATTCAATCACTGACTCCCCTTCCCCTTAAAAAGGAGTTGAAATTGGAAGAAATTTGGTTTCGTTATTCCGAAGAAACTGATTGGGTTTTACAAAACTTAAATTTAACTATTCAAGCAAAAACTACTGTTGCATTTGTAGGTAGTACTGGCAGTGGAAAAAGCACCACTGCAGATTTAATTTTAGGGCTTTTACAACCTCAAAAAGGAAGTATTCTGGTGGATGATTTACCCTTAGAAGGAGAAAGGTTATATCGGTGGCAAAAAAATATTGCCCATGTACCTCAATCAATTTTCCTGTGTGATGGTACAATTGCAGAAAATATAGCTTTTGGAGTTCCCCATGAGAAAATTGACTTAGAACAAGTCAAAAAAGCCGCTAGACTAGCTCAAATCGCTGAGTTTATTGAATATTTACCCGCTCAATATGATACCTATGTGGGGGAAAGAGGAATCCGTCTCAGTGGAGGGCAACGTCAAAGAATTGGTATTGCTAGGGCTTTATATGGAGACGCTTCTGTGATAGTATTTGACGAGGCAACCAGTGCTTTAGATAATGCCACAGAAAAGGAGGTTATGAAAGCGATCGAATCTTTAAGTCATAATTTCACCATCATTATGATTGCCCATAGACTGAGTACCGTAGAAAAATGCGATCGCATTTTTGAATTAAGTCAAGGACAAGTAATCACAGAAGGTACATACCAAGAATTGCTTGATAAATCAACTAAATTTAGACATATGACAACAGCAATCTAA
- a CDS encoding polysaccharide biosynthesis protein: MTSIKMFTNAILRYSPKYNDISRSHRRLILFCLDTIVCILSLLFALSNFYGISQGIFLSSRFLPLLLIYIAIKLLFLGLSGLYRSVVRYTDLGLVSTITKSVILSSLFGILLIFLFASEYIAESVIVVDGLTTIIGLLLLRFTVYSLIKSLNSYYEINQERKEKLVIYGAGSAGYQLSKSLEYQAEYELIAFVDDNPELEGRIISGVPIYRPRYLFNLIRQQPIDSIIFAIPNLTTLRKREIIEGLQSLPVKFKTIPNMKDLISQGGSPPQLGNIDVKSLLGREEINPKQNLLGLNITNKVVLVTGAGGSIGSELCRQIIQLQPQALILFELSEFALYTIDLELKATDFDVPIYTYLGTITDELYFKTILLKHQVDTIYHAAAYKHVPLVEINPCVGIYNNVFGTFVTAQSAVHCRVKNYVLISTDKAVRPTNIMGASKRVAELIIQAFAARESTKTIMTMVRFGNVLGSSGSVVPRFRKQISEGKPITLTHRDITRYFISIPEAVSLVIQAGAMAKGGEIYLLDMGKPVKIYDLAVKMIKLSGMIPEKDIPIQIVGLRPGEKLYEELLIDTDKSSPTQHPQIFSGSEPMMEWETLKPHLDNLLSFAQEGNCEEVVRLLKILVPEYQPQREKEKLKLLN, translated from the coding sequence ATGACTTCAATAAAAATGTTTACAAATGCTATTCTTCGTTATAGTCCAAAATATAATGATATATCCCGATCGCACCGAAGACTAATACTTTTTTGTTTAGATACGATTGTATGTATTTTGTCTTTGCTATTCGCCCTGAGCAACTTTTATGGTATTTCTCAGGGTATTTTTTTATCTAGCCGTTTTTTGCCGCTACTGCTGATTTATATTGCTATCAAATTATTATTTTTAGGATTGTCAGGTTTATATCGTTCCGTAGTTAGATACACTGACTTAGGATTGGTATCAACTATCACGAAATCAGTTATCTTGAGTAGTTTATTTGGCATCTTATTAATTTTTCTCTTTGCTTCAGAGTATATTGCTGAATCAGTAATAGTTGTGGATGGACTCACCACAATTATTGGCTTACTTTTACTACGCTTTACCGTTTATTCCCTAATTAAGTCTTTAAATAGCTACTATGAAATTAACCAAGAAAGAAAAGAAAAACTCGTTATTTATGGGGCGGGTTCTGCTGGTTATCAGCTATCTAAAAGCCTTGAATACCAAGCTGAATATGAACTAATTGCTTTTGTCGATGATAATCCTGAATTAGAGGGAAGGATCATCTCTGGAGTGCCTATTTATCGTCCGAGATATTTGTTTAATCTTATCAGACAACAACCCATTGATAGTATTATTTTCGCCATTCCTAACTTAACAACATTAAGAAAACGGGAAATTATTGAAGGGTTACAATCCTTACCTGTTAAGTTTAAAACGATTCCCAATATGAAAGATTTGATTTCTCAAGGTGGTTCGCCACCCCAATTGGGAAATATTGATGTCAAATCCTTATTAGGCAGGGAAGAAATTAATCCTAAACAAAATTTACTGGGGCTTAATATCACAAATAAAGTAGTTTTAGTAACTGGTGCAGGAGGCTCGATCGGATCTGAATTGTGTCGGCAAATTATTCAGTTACAACCCCAAGCGCTGATTTTATTTGAGTTGAGTGAATTTGCTTTATATACTATCGATCTGGAATTAAAAGCTACAGATTTTGATGTGCCTATTTATACATATTTGGGAACTATTACCGATGAGCTTTATTTTAAAACTATTCTCCTCAAACATCAAGTGGACACCATTTATCATGCGGCCGCTTATAAGCACGTTCCCTTGGTAGAAATCAACCCTTGTGTAGGTATATACAACAATGTCTTTGGTACTTTTGTAACTGCTCAAAGTGCTGTTCATTGTAGAGTAAAAAATTATGTTTTAATTTCTACTGACAAAGCCGTTAGACCTACAAACATTATGGGGGCGAGCAAAAGAGTCGCCGAGTTAATTATACAGGCTTTTGCCGCCAGAGAAAGCACTAAAACTATTATGACTATGGTACGTTTTGGTAATGTATTAGGAAGTAGCGGTTCTGTTGTGCCCCGTTTTCGTAAACAGATTAGCGAAGGAAAACCAATTACCCTTACCCATCGAGATATTACTCGTTATTTTATTTCCATTCCTGAAGCCGTCAGTTTAGTCATTCAAGCTGGTGCCATGGCAAAAGGAGGGGAGATTTACTTATTAGATATGGGTAAGCCTGTTAAAATCTATGATTTAGCGGTGAAAATGATCAAATTAAGTGGCATGATTCCAGAAAAAGATATTCCTATTCAAATCGTGGGTTTAAGACCAGGGGAAAAGTTGTATGAGGAATTGCTAATAGATACAGACAAGAGTAGTCCTACTCAACATCCTCAAATATTTTCTGGTTCCGAACCGATGATGGAATGGGAAACTCTTAAGCCTCATTTGGATAATCTTTTAAGTTTTGCGCAAGAAGGGAACTGCGAGGAAGTTGTCAGATTACTTAAAATTCTCGTTCCTGAATATCAACCGCAAAGGGAAAAGGAAAAATTAAAGTTGTTAAATTAA